Proteins from one uncultured Cohaesibacter sp. genomic window:
- a CDS encoding sulfite reductase flavoprotein subunit alpha, whose protein sequence is MTIPFLPDDSPFSEDQKSWLAGFYAGLHTQMLAGKKSSTSESQSTITAHILFGTQTGNSEGLAEDFAATLKAEGVNAVVASLDDVEVSALVEMNYVFLITSTYGEGEMPDNAQLFWDALKAADAPRLEHMHFSVLALGDTAYDGYCEAGKQFDLRFEQLGAKRLAARVDCDVDFEESADGWMASAREELAKHKPEDAGGPIPHSAAAAAKPAKSKWTRKNPFEAPVTVNHLLSGEGSAKEIRHYEFDLSDDGPNYVAGDALNIIPTNDPALVSEWLDYLGVSGDTAVSGKDKSLEDLLFSQLEISTPSSEFIKAIAARTDDEHLQHIVDFNDKEAMEAYLWSKDALDIARLHPKARFSVDELIKLFKPLQHRAYSISSSSKMFADSVHLTIASVRYESHGRKHGGVASCFLADRVGKEKSKVFVSPNKSFRVPENNDVPMIMVGPGTGIAPFRAFLQERQAIGAKGYNWLFFGDQHEKSDFIYKDELAKMQSDGVLNRLDLAFSRDQAKKIYVQTRMKEHAKDLYAALEEGGHFYVCGDASRMAKDVDRALHEVISEQAGLSEDGAMDYVNLMKKEKRYVRDVY, encoded by the coding sequence ATGACCATACCTTTCCTTCCTGATGACTCTCCCTTTTCTGAAGACCAGAAGTCCTGGTTGGCTGGCTTCTATGCGGGGCTGCACACCCAGATGCTTGCCGGCAAGAAGTCCTCTACGTCCGAGTCCCAATCGACCATCACTGCTCACATTCTTTTCGGCACCCAGACGGGGAATTCGGAAGGATTGGCCGAAGACTTCGCCGCCACGCTCAAGGCAGAAGGCGTCAACGCCGTTGTCGCTTCGCTGGATGATGTGGAAGTCTCAGCACTGGTTGAAATGAACTATGTTTTCCTGATCACATCCACCTATGGCGAAGGGGAGATGCCTGATAACGCGCAGCTCTTCTGGGATGCCCTTAAGGCGGCGGACGCCCCTCGCCTTGAACATATGCATTTCTCGGTTCTGGCGCTGGGTGATACCGCCTATGACGGCTATTGCGAAGCCGGTAAGCAGTTTGATCTTCGTTTCGAGCAGTTGGGCGCCAAGCGACTGGCGGCTCGTGTGGATTGCGACGTTGACTTTGAAGAAAGTGCTGACGGCTGGATGGCTTCAGCGCGTGAAGAACTGGCAAAACACAAGCCGGAAGATGCCGGTGGTCCGATCCCGCATAGTGCTGCGGCGGCAGCCAAGCCGGCCAAATCCAAATGGACGCGCAAGAACCCGTTTGAAGCGCCGGTTACGGTTAATCATCTTCTTTCTGGTGAAGGATCGGCTAAAGAAATTCGCCATTACGAATTTGATCTTTCCGACGATGGACCGAACTATGTTGCAGGCGATGCCCTCAACATCATCCCGACCAACGACCCTGCCCTCGTCTCCGAGTGGCTGGACTATTTGGGTGTGTCCGGAGATACCGCTGTATCCGGCAAAGACAAGTCGCTGGAAGACCTGCTTTTCAGTCAGTTGGAGATTTCAACGCCGTCTAGCGAATTCATCAAGGCCATTGCGGCTCGCACGGATGATGAGCATCTCCAGCATATCGTCGATTTTAACGACAAAGAGGCGATGGAAGCCTATTTGTGGTCCAAGGACGCTCTGGATATTGCACGACTGCACCCGAAAGCACGTTTTTCGGTTGATGAGCTGATCAAGCTCTTCAAACCTTTGCAGCATCGTGCCTATTCCATCTCCTCCAGCTCAAAGATGTTTGCAGATAGCGTGCATCTAACGATTGCTTCCGTGCGCTATGAAAGCCATGGGCGCAAACATGGTGGTGTTGCATCTTGCTTCCTTGCTGATCGTGTCGGCAAAGAAAAATCCAAGGTCTTTGTTTCGCCCAACAAGAGCTTCCGCGTGCCGGAGAATAACGATGTTCCCATGATTATGGTTGGACCGGGCACCGGTATTGCACCGTTCCGCGCCTTCCTTCAGGAACGTCAGGCAATTGGTGCCAAGGGCTATAACTGGCTGTTCTTTGGCGACCAGCATGAAAAGTCAGATTTCATCTACAAGGATGAATTGGCCAAGATGCAATCTGACGGCGTTCTGAACCGTCTGGACCTTGCCTTCTCGCGTGATCAGGCTAAGAAGATCTATGTCCAGACGCGCATGAAGGAGCACGCCAAGGATCTTTATGCTGCGCTTGAAGAAGGTGGGCATTTCTATGTCTGTGGTGATGCATCTCGCATGGCCAAAGATGTCGACCGCGCCTTGCACGAGGTGATTTCAGAACAGGCTGGTCTCAGTGAAGATGGTGCCATGGACTATGTCAACTTGATGAAAAAGGAAAAGCGTTACGTTCGTGACGTCTATTGA
- a CDS encoding glutamate synthase-related protein, which translates to MEQSQNQFGLYDHSFEKSSCGVGFLTYKSGVQTHDVLLKANEALCTVPHRGGMSAEGVGDGAGVCVDLSLSFFRKITGLPTLELGEFGVGNFFLPELKKNWDAADKLIKESLEKNGLRIVLVRDAPVNNSVIRPAALKYMLTVHQVVFIKDETMDAKTFDRKIHDALMAIEAVAYLDPDLKGLYPLSMSAHTQVYKGRLNSNEVIPYFYDLTDEDHKIHSLFFHTRFSTNTEPQPSMAQPFRLMAHNGELNTDKKNRLSEATIAQMKNQQIYSPPGQSDSARLDQTLERRLIEDDLDLITAVVAMMPPAWENDTRFPEDVRVMLEYFSLYEEKNDGPAALIFGNGTVVGARLDRLGLRPLRSVETDEYLCVMSEAGQVDFDPESILRRGRIEAGGMLYYDHETKQSYTSDEALKMLASKRDYRSLLERARKNLDDLPRTDGKTKVAESFTDVQRSVAYGLNQESFKFLLDPMMQTGKEKISAMGYGVAINALTDQEGGMSKYFSQRFAQVTNPPLDSLREADGMTLRVALGAKPHFNKGETKQLVVPTPVLSPDDLSAIRAQGDVEVTEIAMTFLVDHKANKSKAQDDLIAAVDAVCDEVEEAAREKGGIVILSDAMVDEKRAAIPLPLMISAANQRLIEQGVRFRVSLVAESGQIASAHQIATALGFGASAVMPIVVEARAMEFAKGDLDAAKANIKQFIYAANKSLMKTMGKVGLCTAESYIGGEFFEPNFLDTDEAILKRYFPNMKNTVGGVDFASVAKSVVDWHIRACEVKTEDDIPLLGLFKERSEGAGHTYGTLAVRGFVEMTEEPIQSDLSAPEKGDANVNDLRLLPVEKLKDAYGKSSDSYRNTSFGRRTPEEIDAFKITPNYRKFALELAKEREARPAALRDVLCFPTDISWATTADEFQHELFRHDLIGNNNFYVRGLRVHHNKDDSFTAFFASKYSHERLVALSVALKKQFGDELLTMETEGEHIHITAKGLAHNYLANHKRPNGKLALNKVQPAHEITAMLASGAMSHGALVAPAHEAVAHGANMVGAFSNSGEGGEHYSRYGTIRSSSIKQLASGRFGVWTGYLADPTLEEIEIKIAQGAKPGEGGQLPGKKVTVEIAAARGGTPGVELISPPPHHDTYSIEDLAQLIHDAKAARVRVIVKLVSSEGIGTIAVGVAKAGADVINIAGNTGGTGAAAVTSLKNTGRAAEIGLAEVHQALCANGLRDKVILRCSGAHQTATDVIKSCLLGGDSFEFGTTALMMLKCVMAKNCNVKCPAGLTTNSEVFDGDPRALGQYLMNIAHECREILANLGFKSMREARGRSDYLHLVKHPSAIGQMDLRNMLQVVKEVHIKEPVYLEAHFEIDDMLLKEFKNKAVQRHHRNAKLVVEKKLDNRNKTVGGQLAIDIERMLQHEISEKHVKSMPMVYTDDRGRNMLKPETLEIHTHGSAGQSYAAFCNSGMVFHHVGTCNDGVGKGASGGNIAIHTPGGGSEENYLIGNFALFGASGGSLFVEGGAGDRFGVRNSGATAVVEGVGDFCGEYMTNGAIMNLGGFGKGFCNGMSGGVAYQYDPYDQLESLYSHDSVKLHRLDGDSDRAKLHQIAVKRLLRHHVKFTGSEKAKFLLENFDTEMANFKFATPLALETYQNYEAILKAKPRKELTEELANALVSYQLRKFKLAYRDGKVIANGIIPQQGETDTKLMYELINNFTVINMAQQIVKGRYRGAEISAETLNSGVRKLILTEDFTLMTKLSGIARKALEDYSDLELAVLVSDKRMKDYKTALSNRNVRLMDSIGTYGWILLQDRLNRKAMGELPDFESLFAATSSQELVKQVP; encoded by the coding sequence TTGGAACAGTCTCAGAATCAATTCGGCCTGTATGACCATAGCTTTGAAAAAAGCAGCTGCGGTGTTGGCTTCTTGACTTACAAATCCGGCGTTCAAACCCATGATGTTCTTTTGAAGGCGAACGAAGCTTTGTGCACCGTTCCCCATCGTGGCGGCATGAGCGCGGAAGGTGTCGGCGATGGCGCTGGCGTTTGCGTTGATTTGTCTCTGTCTTTCTTCCGCAAGATCACAGGCCTCCCCACTCTGGAACTGGGCGAATTCGGCGTTGGCAACTTCTTTCTGCCAGAGCTGAAAAAAAACTGGGATGCGGCAGACAAGCTGATCAAGGAAAGCCTTGAGAAAAATGGTTTGCGCATCGTTCTTGTGCGCGATGCTCCGGTGAACAACTCGGTCATTCGCCCAGCAGCCTTGAAATATATGCTGACGGTGCACCAGGTCGTTTTCATTAAAGATGAAACGATGGATGCCAAGACTTTTGACCGCAAGATTCATGATGCGCTGATGGCCATTGAAGCCGTGGCTTATCTGGATCCTGATCTCAAGGGGCTTTACCCGCTTTCCATGTCTGCGCATACGCAGGTCTATAAGGGCCGTCTCAACTCGAACGAGGTCATCCCCTATTTCTACGATCTGACCGATGAGGATCACAAGATCCACTCGCTGTTCTTCCATACGCGTTTTTCCACCAACACCGAGCCGCAGCCTTCTATGGCGCAGCCGTTCCGTTTGATGGCGCATAACGGCGAGCTCAACACGGACAAGAAGAACCGCCTCTCTGAAGCAACAATTGCCCAGATGAAGAACCAGCAGATCTATTCCCCTCCCGGGCAGTCTGACTCTGCGCGTCTTGACCAGACGCTTGAGCGCCGTCTGATTGAGGACGATCTTGATCTGATCACGGCTGTTGTGGCCATGATGCCGCCGGCTTGGGAGAATGACACGCGTTTTCCTGAGGATGTTCGCGTGATGCTTGAATATTTCTCTCTTTATGAAGAGAAGAATGACGGGCCAGCCGCTCTGATCTTCGGGAACGGCACGGTTGTCGGTGCGCGTCTTGACCGCTTGGGCCTGCGCCCTCTCCGTTCTGTGGAGACGGACGAGTATCTTTGTGTGATGTCAGAAGCCGGTCAGGTTGATTTTGATCCTGAAAGCATCCTGCGGCGTGGACGCATCGAAGCTGGTGGCATGCTCTATTATGATCATGAGACCAAACAATCCTACACCTCTGATGAAGCTCTCAAAATGCTTGCATCAAAGCGCGACTATCGTTCGCTGCTTGAGAGAGCACGCAAAAACCTCGATGATCTGCCGCGCACAGATGGCAAGACCAAGGTTGCGGAATCCTTCACCGATGTTCAGCGTTCGGTTGCTTATGGCCTCAACCAGGAGAGCTTCAAGTTCCTGCTGGACCCGATGATGCAGACCGGCAAGGAAAAGATTTCGGCAATGGGCTACGGCGTAGCTATCAATGCGCTAACCGATCAGGAAGGCGGCATGTCGAAATATTTCTCCCAGCGCTTTGCTCAGGTCACCAACCCGCCGCTCGACAGTCTGCGTGAAGCAGACGGCATGACCTTGCGCGTTGCCTTGGGTGCGAAGCCGCATTTCAACAAGGGTGAAACCAAGCAGCTGGTTGTTCCAACGCCAGTGCTTTCGCCTGATGATCTGTCTGCCATTCGGGCGCAAGGCGATGTAGAAGTCACCGAGATCGCCATGACCTTCCTTGTTGATCACAAAGCCAACAAGTCAAAGGCACAGGACGATCTCATCGCCGCCGTTGATGCTGTTTGTGATGAGGTAGAAGAAGCTGCGCGCGAAAAGGGTGGCATCGTCATTCTGTCTGACGCGATGGTGGACGAGAAAAGAGCTGCCATTCCGCTGCCTTTGATGATTTCAGCTGCTAACCAGCGCCTGATTGAACAGGGCGTGCGCTTCCGCGTATCTCTTGTTGCGGAAAGTGGTCAGATAGCCTCTGCCCATCAGATCGCGACGGCTCTGGGCTTTGGTGCCTCGGCTGTTATGCCGATCGTCGTGGAAGCCCGTGCCATGGAGTTTGCAAAGGGTGATCTGGACGCAGCCAAGGCAAACATCAAGCAGTTCATCTACGCCGCCAACAAGTCCCTCATGAAGACCATGGGTAAAGTGGGCCTCTGCACCGCGGAGAGCTACATTGGCGGTGAATTCTTTGAGCCAAACTTCCTTGATACGGACGAAGCCATTCTGAAACGCTACTTCCCCAACATGAAGAACACGGTTGGTGGCGTTGACTTTGCTTCTGTTGCAAAAAGCGTTGTTGATTGGCACATTCGCGCGTGCGAAGTCAAAACCGAAGATGACATTCCTCTGCTCGGCCTCTTTAAAGAGCGTTCCGAGGGGGCTGGTCATACCTATGGTACGTTGGCTGTTCGCGGATTTGTCGAAATGACCGAAGAGCCGATCCAGTCGGATTTGTCAGCTCCGGAAAAGGGCGACGCAAACGTCAATGATTTGCGCCTTCTGCCGGTCGAGAAACTCAAGGATGCTTATGGCAAGAGCTCGGATTCCTATCGGAACACCAGTTTTGGACGCCGTACGCCAGAGGAAATCGACGCCTTCAAGATCACGCCAAACTATCGCAAGTTTGCTCTGGAACTGGCCAAGGAACGTGAAGCCCGCCCTGCCGCTTTGCGTGATGTGCTGTGCTTCCCAACTGATATCAGCTGGGCAACCACGGCGGATGAATTCCAACACGAACTGTTCCGGCACGATCTGATCGGCAACAACAACTTCTACGTTCGCGGTTTGCGGGTCCATCACAACAAGGATGACAGCTTTACGGCCTTCTTTGCGAGCAAATATAGCCATGAAAGACTGGTTGCCCTGTCTGTTGCCCTGAAGAAACAGTTCGGTGACGAGTTGCTTACCATGGAAACTGAAGGCGAACATATTCATATTACCGCCAAGGGGCTCGCTCATAACTATCTGGCAAACCACAAACGCCCGAATGGCAAGCTGGCTCTAAACAAAGTTCAGCCTGCTCACGAAATTACGGCGATGCTTGCCTCTGGCGCCATGTCTCATGGGGCTCTGGTGGCGCCGGCTCATGAAGCCGTTGCCCATGGCGCAAACATGGTCGGCGCCTTCTCCAACTCTGGTGAAGGTGGTGAGCATTATTCCCGTTATGGCACGATCCGCTCTTCGAGCATCAAGCAGCTTGCTTCCGGTCGCTTCGGCGTTTGGACTGGCTATCTGGCCGACCCGACTCTGGAAGAAATTGAGATCAAGATTGCTCAGGGAGCCAAGCCGGGTGAAGGTGGTCAGCTGCCGGGCAAGAAGGTAACGGTTGAGATTGCTGCTGCGCGTGGTGGCACGCCGGGGGTTGAGCTTATCTCACCTCCACCGCATCACGATACCTATTCCATTGAGGATTTGGCTCAGCTCATTCATGACGCCAAGGCGGCTCGCGTAAGAGTTATCGTCAAGCTCGTATCCTCTGAAGGCATCGGCACAATTGCTGTCGGTGTTGCCAAGGCTGGTGCTGATGTCATCAACATTGCCGGTAACACCGGCGGCACGGGTGCTGCGGCGGTTACCTCGCTCAAAAACACCGGCCGTGCAGCCGAGATCGGCCTTGCCGAAGTGCATCAGGCACTCTGCGCTAACGGTCTACGCGACAAGGTTATCCTGCGTTGTTCCGGTGCGCACCAGACCGCCACGGATGTAATCAAGTCCTGCCTGCTTGGTGGTGACAGCTTCGAGTTCGGCACCACAGCGCTAATGATGCTCAAATGCGTTATGGCGAAAAACTGCAACGTCAAATGCCCTGCTGGTCTGACCACGAACTCTGAAGTGTTCGATGGTGACCCGCGTGCTCTTGGTCAGTATCTGATGAATATCGCCCATGAGTGCCGTGAGATTCTCGCAAATCTCGGATTCAAGAGCATGCGCGAAGCGCGCGGTCGATCAGACTATTTGCATTTGGTCAAGCATCCGAGTGCCATCGGGCAGATGGATCTCCGTAATATGCTTCAGGTTGTCAAAGAGGTTCACATCAAAGAGCCGGTTTATCTGGAAGCGCATTTTGAAATTGACGACATGCTCTTGAAGGAATTCAAGAATAAGGCAGTTCAGCGCCACCACAGAAACGCCAAGCTCGTTGTTGAGAAGAAACTGGACAACCGCAACAAGACCGTTGGTGGTCAGTTGGCGATTGATATCGAACGCATGCTGCAGCATGAGATTTCTGAAAAGCATGTGAAGTCAATGCCGATGGTCTATACCGACGATCGCGGGCGCAACATGCTCAAGCCCGAGACTTTGGAAATCCATACCCATGGTTCGGCAGGTCAGTCTTATGCGGCCTTCTGTAACTCTGGCATGGTGTTCCATCATGTTGGCACCTGTAACGATGGTGTCGGCAAGGGCGCATCCGGTGGCAATATCGCAATCCACACGCCGGGTGGTGGATCAGAAGAAAACTATTTGATCGGTAACTTCGCGCTCTTTGGTGCCTCTGGCGGGTCTCTGTTTGTTGAAGGGGGCGCTGGCGACCGTTTCGGCGTTCGTAACTCCGGTGCAACCGCTGTTGTCGAAGGGGTTGGCGACTTCTGCGGCGAATATATGACCAACGGAGCCATCATGAACCTTGGCGGCTTTGGCAAGGGCTTCTGCAACGGCATGTCCGGTGGTGTTGCCTACCAGTATGATCCATATGATCAGCTGGAATCCCTTTACAGCCATGACTCGGTCAAGCTGCATCGTCTTGACGGCGACAGCGACCGCGCCAAGCTGCACCAGATCGCCGTGAAGCGCCTGCTGCGTCATCATGTGAAGTTTACCGGCTCGGAAAAAGCCAAGTTCCTTCTGGAAAATTTCGATACCGAAATGGCTAACTTCAAGTTCGCCACGCCGTTGGCGCTTGAAACCTATCAGAATTATGAAGCTATTCTGAAGGCCAAACCGCGCAAGGAACTGACCGAAGAGCTCGCAAACGCTCTGGTCTCGTACCAACTGCGCAAGTTCAAGCTGGCCTATCGTGATGGCAAGGTGATTGCGAATGGCATCATTCCTCAGCAAGGTGAAACCGACACCAAGCTGATGTATGAGCTGATTAACAATTTCACCGTGATCAACATGGCCCAGCAGATCGTCAAAGGGCGCTATCGCGGCGCTGAAATCAGTGCGGAAACCCTCAATAGCGGTGTGCGCAAGCTGATCCTCACCGAGGATTTCACCCTGATGACGAAATTGTCCGGCATTGCGCGCAAGGCTCTGGAAGACTATTCCGATCTGGAACTGGCCGTGCTGGTTTCTGACAAGCGCATGAAGGACTATAAAACGGCTCTGTCCAACCGGAACGTTCGCCTGATGGATTCCATCGGGACCTACGGCTGGATCCTGCTTCAGGATCGGTTGAACCGCAAAGCCATGGGCGAGTTGCCGGATTTCGAAAGCTTGTTTGCTGCGACTTCCAGCCAGGAACTGGTCAAGCAGGTGCCATGA
- a CDS encoding ABC transporter ATP-binding protein, which translates to MAKLTYDNVSKSFGNIEVLKSVSLDIEDGEMIALLGPSGCGKTTMLRLTAGFERPNFGAIYKGSSVLSDARCHLAPEKRNMGIVFQSYALWPNMTVAENVAYPLKIRKMPEEQMEAILFDALDMVSLLDFADKEPATLSGGQRQRVALARCLVMQPDAVLLDEPLSNLDAHLREVMQNSFVEFHERSGATMVYVTHDQSEAMAMADRIAVMFDGELAQVDKPQNLYSQPKTERVARFIGQSSILTGYLEKRQDGCWRDVVVHGQEFRTRQDQCVASQLEACPVSLCVRPEHIRLDQENGLPARVVGSTYLGERYRICLEMSDGAEVVAYSGQPARLGANIRFTFDDAWAI; encoded by the coding sequence GTGGCGAAGCTGACATACGACAATGTTTCTAAAAGCTTCGGCAATATCGAGGTTCTGAAATCCGTCTCACTCGATATTGAAGATGGCGAAATGATTGCCCTACTCGGTCCTTCCGGATGCGGCAAGACGACCATGCTGCGGCTGACGGCGGGGTTTGAGCGCCCCAACTTTGGCGCCATCTATAAAGGCAGCAGCGTCTTATCCGATGCACGATGCCATTTGGCGCCAGAAAAACGCAATATGGGCATTGTGTTTCAGTCCTATGCGCTGTGGCCCAATATGACGGTGGCCGAGAATGTCGCCTATCCTCTCAAGATACGCAAGATGCCCGAAGAGCAGATGGAGGCAATTCTTTTCGATGCACTCGATATGGTTTCGTTGCTAGACTTTGCGGACAAGGAACCCGCGACACTTTCTGGCGGGCAACGGCAGAGGGTGGCACTCGCTCGCTGTCTTGTCATGCAGCCAGATGCAGTGTTGCTTGATGAGCCCCTTTCCAACCTTGATGCTCATTTGCGTGAGGTGATGCAGAATTCCTTTGTCGAATTCCACGAGCGATCTGGCGCCACCATGGTTTATGTAACGCACGATCAGTCTGAGGCCATGGCCATGGCCGATCGCATTGCCGTGATGTTTGATGGTGAATTGGCGCAGGTCGATAAGCCGCAAAATCTTTATAGCCAGCCCAAAACCGAACGCGTCGCCCGTTTTATCGGACAGAGTTCCATCCTGACGGGCTATCTGGAAAAGCGACAGGATGGATGCTGGCGCGATGTGGTTGTTCATGGACAGGAGTTCCGCACGCGACAGGATCAATGTGTTGCATCACAGCTGGAGGCCTGTCCGGTTAGCTTGTGCGTACGCCCCGAGCATATCAGGCTCGATCAGGAGAACGGATTGCCCGCGCGTGTTGTCGGCTCCACCTATCTAGGCGAGAGATATCGCATTTGCCTTGAGATGAGCGATGGAGCGGAAGTGGTTGCCTATAGCGGGCAACCCGCAAGGTTAGGCGCCAATATACGCTTTACCTTTGACGATGCGTGGGCGATTTAA
- the phaC gene encoding class I poly(R)-hydroxyalkanoic acid synthase, with protein sequence MVDDKDKDDDTADTRGKDSTAGSSSSSSGGAGPRHFADFMIHDPEKFAANIAKVVEQAGKVASAYLRPREHGMDAHTVDYVNQMVRTFGEVTHYWSSDPARAMEAQTRLWGRCLELWGTSCRKMLGEDVEDVAFASEDDLRFNDPEWQSNPFFSFVRQLYLIASRWANEMVSEAETVDDHTRLKALFYVNQIFNALSPSNYVMTNPELLRETLENDGENLIRGMQMLAEDIQAGGGNLLIRQTDISVFGLGENIAITPGKVVAQNDICQLIQYEPNTDKVLKTPLLLLSSWINKYYILDLNERKSFIKWCVEQGHTVFAVSWVNPDESLKHKTFENYMQDGVINSIETIRQITGEDRVNTVGYCVGGTLLSAAAAYLAAKNLDWINSITLFAAQVDFTEAGDLKIFIDEEQLTELERVMNAQGYLDGMSMGNVFNMLRPNDLIWPYFVNNYMRGLEPFPFDLLFWNQDSTRMTAACHSYYLRKCYLENALAKGTMILDGVQLQLSAIRSPIYCLAMKEDHIAPARSVFKGCKLFGGPVDFRLGGSGHIAGVVNPPERRKYQFWRGGPVEGALSDWLESAQETQGSWWPDWDEWIVSKETFRVDARPVGSEQFPPLEDAPGSYVKQTY encoded by the coding sequence ATGGTTGATGACAAAGACAAGGATGATGATACGGCCGATACGCGCGGGAAGGACAGCACCGCTGGCTCTTCTTCCTCAAGCAGTGGCGGTGCGGGGCCGAGGCACTTCGCCGATTTCATGATCCACGATCCAGAAAAATTTGCCGCCAACATCGCCAAGGTTGTTGAACAAGCTGGCAAGGTTGCTTCCGCTTATCTTCGACCGCGTGAACATGGCATGGATGCACATACGGTTGACTATGTAAACCAAATGGTCCGCACCTTTGGTGAAGTGACGCATTACTGGTCCTCAGATCCGGCGCGTGCGATGGAAGCACAAACGCGGCTTTGGGGGCGTTGTCTCGAATTGTGGGGGACATCCTGCCGTAAGATGCTCGGAGAAGATGTCGAGGATGTCGCCTTTGCCAGCGAGGATGATTTGCGTTTCAATGATCCGGAATGGCAGAGCAATCCTTTCTTCTCATTCGTTAGGCAGCTCTATCTCATTGCGTCTCGGTGGGCCAATGAAATGGTGAGCGAGGCAGAGACAGTTGATGATCACACCCGGCTCAAAGCACTGTTTTATGTCAATCAGATATTCAATGCGCTCTCGCCCTCCAATTATGTCATGACCAATCCTGAACTGCTGCGGGAAACGCTTGAGAATGACGGAGAAAATTTGATACGCGGCATGCAGATGCTGGCCGAGGACATTCAGGCGGGCGGCGGCAATTTGCTCATCCGGCAGACGGATATCTCTGTGTTCGGTCTGGGAGAGAATATAGCCATCACGCCGGGCAAGGTGGTCGCCCAGAATGATATCTGCCAGCTTATCCAATATGAACCCAATACCGACAAGGTATTGAAAACGCCTCTTCTCCTCCTGTCTTCATGGATCAATAAATATTACATTCTCGATCTCAATGAGCGCAAAAGCTTCATCAAATGGTGTGTGGAACAGGGCCACACTGTGTTTGCTGTCTCATGGGTCAATCCTGATGAAAGTCTGAAGCACAAGACCTTTGAAAACTATATGCAGGATGGTGTCATCAATTCCATTGAAACAATTCGGCAGATAACAGGCGAAGATCGCGTCAATACAGTTGGCTATTGCGTTGGTGGCACCTTGCTTTCTGCTGCGGCAGCCTATCTTGCAGCCAAAAATCTTGATTGGATCAACAGCATAACGCTCTTTGCTGCGCAGGTGGATTTCACCGAAGCGGGAGACCTCAAGATATTCATCGATGAAGAGCAGCTCACCGAGCTCGAAAGGGTCATGAATGCGCAAGGCTATCTGGATGGCATGTCGATGGGCAATGTCTTTAACATGTTGCGACCAAACGATCTGATATGGCCCTATTTCGTCAACAACTATATGCGTGGGCTTGAGCCGTTTCCCTTCGATCTTCTGTTTTGGAATCAGGACAGCACGCGCATGACAGCGGCTTGTCATTCCTATTATTTACGCAAGTGCTATCTGGAGAATGCACTGGCAAAGGGAACCATGATATTGGATGGTGTGCAGCTTCAACTTTCAGCAATCCGGTCACCAATCTATTGCCTTGCCATGAAGGAAGACCACATCGCCCCTGCCCGCTCCGTATTCAAGGGTTGCAAGCTCTTTGGTGGTCCGGTGGATTTTAGATTGGGCGGCTCGGGACATATTGCAGGCGTTGTCAATCCGCCAGAGCGTCGCAAATATCAATTCTGGCGTGGCGGCCCTGTAGAAGGCGCGCTAAGCGACTGGCTGGAAAGTGCGCAGGAAACACAAGGCTCTTGGTGGCCGGATTGGGACGAGTGGATCGTTTCCAAAGAAACATTCCGCGTCGACGCCCGCCCGGTCGGTTCGGAACAGTTTCCACCGCTCGAAGACGCTCCGGGCAGCTATGTGAAACAGACATACTGA